Genomic DNA from Porites lutea chromosome 4, jaPorLute2.1, whole genome shotgun sequence:
CGAAGGTATCAACTTCAATTGGTAGTTTCTGAATACTATATTAACAGTACATACATCATTATAACGGAATATTTAATCCCGTAACTGATTATTTAAATACTTTGTTGACAGACAAAATTACTGAGCATTTAAATGTTACCATCATGTGTTAGTGATGATAAGTTGTCTTCCTATCTGGACCTCAGTGCTGTTTGTATTCATTTGTACTTAATTATGACCGACGTCTCACCTATATGCTCTGAGTTACTAGAGCTGATGATTTATGGAAAAGCGATACGGTGTCAaccgctttggaaaaaaaacGGTGGTATTACTTACCATGCACAACGAAGCCAAAGGAAAACCAGATCCAGTATAATAAAACTGTTAAAGTCTTCCCCTTTCCCATTTGCCCTTGTCTTCAAAAATGATGCATCAAGCTTAAACACTGCTTCATTTGTAGCGACGATTGAACATACCGGGTAAGTCTTAAATGATAAAGTTGTTGCACTGGGGTTACATCACCCTCCGGAAATAAGACGCTACGTAGAGTGGAGGTGGTTTCCCTATCCCAGAAAGACTTTCAGTCAAAACTCGTTATTTTACTGGTCACAAAAactaccttattacatgaaattttcgcgacaTGTTAAGTTCGCGATTCTGATGTGCGCATAATTCGTGACCCTTGAATTTCGCGATTTTGAGAAAtgatttttatattttgaatcacTCTAACTTCGCGTTTTTGAGCACCACAATTTACATTTCATTGGCAATGCTTGTTTAACATGTCCTTAAATTAAACAAAAGGACTTTATTAAAGAAACAATATcgtcaaaattaagaaaaaagcaACAGCAGGACTAAATTTCAACGGTCACTTTCATTTCGCAATTTTTTCGGTATCGCGAAATTCGCGAAATTATTgtgtcgcgaaaatttcatgttATAAGGGTAACGCGTACGTTTGGGTTGGCCAATTGGGTTGACACTGACATAACCTGCAATCAAGCGGGGTTTTTTTTTCggggaaaggagaaaaaagaacgTCTGATACATTTATTTCACATTTACCTCCCCCGTTCATCCCCCTTTTTTGAATATACGGTACAGCACGTTCATCAATCATATAGCATAATATGATCACGCGGCTCGTCTGACAAGAGTGCTCTAGAATAGTCAGGATAGTGACAGAACTTAGTTACAACAAAACGTTCAAAGTTACGAAGAATTTTTACCATGGACTGTACACGCCGTACAAATTTGGTTTATTCTGAAAGATGCGTTCTTTTTTTCGAGTTTCATGTTGTACTGAGTTGCGTTTGTTCAAAGCATCATCTTGGGGTCGAACTATCTTGAGCCCACCGAAAATAAGCGCCTCCTTTCAAAAAGCACCTCGTTTAACATCATAAATCAGTGGCTACAGTGAGTTGTTCACTCTGAAAGGTAGTAAATAAGGGCCCCGATTGCTAATTCGAGCATTTACGGTATaataatcattttttaaaaagatgggGTTGAGTTTCTGTTTatcaattattttttctgtaaaCATGTGTAAACAGTTACGGCTTATAGCGGATTTCTTTTACCACACTCTTACAGACATCTAACTATGATCTCCCTGGAAAGGAGACAGTTGGGGACCAGATAGATGGCTGTTTTAGAGAGAGAATGGAGAGCGGCAAGAGCCAACTGAACTATAACTTATCCGTTAGGGAAGAGTTGACAAACTGTTTCAGCCAGGCGGTTGCCGTTTCACACCGTTAGTTGCCGTTTGAGACTACTGGCCTTGTTATCCGCAGCAGATTTCCATTTGGCTTGAAGAAAACAACGAGGTTATAATCAGCTGTATAATCCTCGGCTTTCCTGTGTCTGAATGTTTCCGTCATCTCAGACAGACAAAAAAGCAAGCAGTAATAGTAACCATAGTCCAAAGTTGTTCATAGGCATGTGACACACAATTTGGCAATGCTGGCGCATACCGTTCTAGAAGAGAAGGTGAAGATGACGTTCTTATCGCGTTTGGAACTGATGTAACTGAGACACCGATGAATTGCGAAACGGTACTTAATAGTAGGAGACAACTGGCTGGCGACACGACAGAGTTTGATGGAAAGAAAATGGTGGGTGTTGAGACAATTCTAGATGTTGTGACACTTGGTCGATCTGAAGCAGCATGAAGGGTATGGCTCAGAACTGAAGGTGATATTCCTGAAAATAAAAGTATAACTAGAATTAGTTAATTAAACTATTTTTAACGTTTATCGAGTAACCGATACCGCTCTCTTCAGCTCACGAGTCTTCATCCCAAAGGCCGACTGGGAGCCACCTAAGCGGCCGCCTTCATTTCTTGAGGTAAGGGAGCATGGGGCGCGAGACAAGGTTGAAatgtgaaaagtgaaaaaaaaaaaatgaaagttccCACTCAGTCTAGATCTCCCTTTTACTTTTCTGGCATTAGTTTTTAACTGGGTCCCGTCTCCATGTTGGTGCCCCCATGTGCCACACCTGGCTCTTGTGAGCTACCGCCCGACGCGCATTAGCCACGTTTAGCCCAAGCTATAACCGGAGAAATTAATATGGCTGTTTTAAGCTCAGCTAGAAGAGACGTTGAAGTGGTCTGAGAGGTTTAAGTCTTTTAAGGCGGCTTGAACGTTAAATGTAAAGATGATAAATGAGACAAACGCATTTAACATCTGACGCCTTAAACGTGTTCTGTTAAGAGCGTCGTTCGGACGCACTTAATAGACGACATGTCAAACGTTAAGTGCGTCTTGTATAAACACGCGGGACGCCAAACACTGCGACGCATTTACGAACAAATCGTCCAGAAACGTTGCATTGGAAGAGTCAGTGTTTAGTCCCTTTCTTTCAACGTTGCTGTCTACTTTTATGCGTCATATTTTTACACCAGgcgacgactttaacgtctcaggCGTTTAAACATGCGTTCAGACAACCTTACGGTCCTTTACGACGTTAAGGTCTCTAGCGATGAAACGGTTATAGTTGAGACTTCTCTTACCACAGACCACCTCTCTGACTGCGTACACGTTTGTCTTTTTGCggtgaattgttttttttttttttttttttttttttagctctacCCTCCCGTAAGCGACAAGGCACGTAGTCAGATCTTCTACCGGTAGCTCTACGGGAGGTTGGAGGTATCATGTGGCCTATGCGGACCTTCAACTCGCTCTAACGAAACTGCCCGCCATGTGGATTACACGCCACCACGATAGTCGATCACGAAAATTCCTTCAACATGATCACCAAACACTCTTATTAAGAACACTTAATAATATAACAGTTAAAATTTCAGAACGTTATATCATGATGTCAATATTATTACCTGATGAAGTATCGACAAAAATCCATATTCTTTCAACATGTACTGTGTTTCTCTTGTGTATTTTAACTATTATCTCACGGCCATCATCTTCTTTTTGAACAAGAAACTCCAACGCCCCACCTGTCACATGAAAACGGTTTGTCCAGGGATCATTGCGGTTGTTGCTCTCTGTAAGCCGTTCACAACTTTTAGAATTGCAGTACGCAAATGTATTAGTTCCACTTGCGTCAGAAAAGTACATGTCTTCTACTTTATCCCACGCGAGCAGCCTGTCGAATAAGACTTTGGTCAAGTTAGCTTTTTCTGCTACCCGCTTACGAATGCCTGCAAGCACAGAGAAAGACATCACACTTATTGGAGGACGAAGAACCATCAACAAACGTAGCATTTTACGTCCAGTTTCTTACCCAACAGTGCTGCTAGAACTGGTGATCAAACTTATGAAAGTGTTTTACTTTAGGCGTGAAAAATGAGCGTAAAGCCCCATCTACACTAATGCGTTTTCCTTTGAAACGCATACGTTTCgatgcgtttaggccttccgtccacactaaTACACCGAACGTTTACATCGAAAACGCGtcgatttgaaaacgctcttgaaagTGGGTCgaaacgaaaacgcatacatGTCGTATTAGTGTGGACTGTCTAAAACATACCGAATCAAAACGATGACCGAAATCATCGTAGGTGCGTGTGTTTGTAGCAAGCGCATAGAGTCCAACTTACGTCACAACGTGCAATTCTATCGCTTTCGAACGTTTTAGTATGgacagtcgaaaacgcatcaaaacggtaGTGTGGACACGAATAGATCGATCGGTAGTGGGGACAGGGCCTAAGAGTGGCGggtggaaaactaaaaaaggtTAAGCACTTCCCGGGGGGAGGGAACTCCGTTTGGAAAGCCGGAGAGGGGATATTATACATCTCACTTAGTGGTGTAAAAAAAGGA
This window encodes:
- the LOC140935769 gene encoding uncharacterized protein; its protein translation is MIKPVLSDGTKVEVSDNGTLITLEHRARGYASGHTQFLFRVDLKNDVRVHIFKVSFTAICIRKRVAEKANLTKVLFDRLLAWDKVEDMYFSDASGTNTFAYCNSKSCERLTESNNRNDPWTNRFHVTGGALEFLVQKEDDGREIIVKIHKRNTVHVERIWIFVDTSSGISPSVLSHTLHAASDRPSVTTSRIVSTPTIFFPSNSVVSPASCLLLLSTVSQFIGVSVTSVPNAIRTSSSPSLLERYAPALPNCVSHAYEQLWTMVTITACFFVCLR